A window of Ciona intestinalis unplaced genomic scaffold, KH HT001139.1, whole genome shotgun sequence contains these coding sequences:
- the LOC100178065 gene encoding T-box-containing protein 2-like translates to MATDMRSPTFEPKVHLQDWKLWEQFSAVQTEMIVTKTGRRMFPGYRIKMSGMDPNAQYCVLMDISSVDENRYKFQHGEWVVAGRGEPQVPQRFYLHPNSPCSGHQWMKEIISFHKVKLTNSCGNSADGKFLIHSMHRYQPRIHIVRTDDVNTLHLQPMSTFAFPQTAFVTVTAYQNGQITKLKIANNPFARGFREDGAKTKKRKSQVSTFTDQQVLTKNNQRYSPEATTSNLEKRMKFENVLSGEHVHLQPTAWYQSTNHFLPADCKQSYSTSQQTVHPQNHNGSPPPPYAFQYSDVSPCNNRYDFSVANNPIHPQNIQYYDQQPPFDPVFPSHNNYVYHHKVMSNPINSSEVNSISYFTSPQNSPDDVHLENTQFCYNNFQYIDSFA, encoded by the exons ATGGCGACAGACATGAGAAGCCCAACCTTTGAACCGAAAGTTCATCTTCAGGATTGGAAGTTGTGGGAACAATTTTCAGCTGTTCAAACTGAAATGATCGTTACCAAGACTGGGAG GCGAATGTTTCCCGGCTATCGAATAAAAATGTCGGGAATGGACCCGAATGCTCAATATTGCGTACTGATGGATATTTCGAGCGTGGACGAAAACAGATACAAGTTTCAACACGGGGAGTGGGTGGTAGCGGGTCGGGGGGAACCCCAAGTTCCGCAGAGATTTTATTTACACCCCAACTCACCTTGCAGCGGGCATCAATGGATGAAAGAAATCATTTCGTTTCATAAAGTGAAACTCACAAACTCTTGTGGAAACTCAGCTGATGGAAAG TTCCTCATACACTCCATGCATCGGTATCAACCTCGTATCCACATCGTTCGTACTGATGACGTCAATACTCTGCATCTACAACCGATGTCAACTTTCGCTTTTCCACAAACTGCTTTCGTCACAGTCACGGCCTACCAAAACGGACAG ATCACTAAACTGAAAATTGCAAACAATCCGTTTGCACGAGGTTTCCGTGAAGACGGTGCTAAAACAAAGAAGAGAAAATCACAAGTTTCAACATTTACGGATCAACAAGTCCTTACTAAAAATAATCAGAGATATTCCCCCGAAGCAACAACATCGAATTTGGAAAAAAGAATGAAGTTCGAAAATGTATTGAGTGGTGAACATGTTCACCTACAACCAACGGCATGGTACCAGAGCACAAATCACTTCCTACCCGCtgattgtaaacaaagttattcTACTTCACAACAAACTGTACATCCTCAGAATCATAATGGGTCACCACCACCACCATATGCATTCCAATATTCTGACGTCAGTCCTTGCAATAATCGCTACGACTTCTCGGTCGCAAACAATCCAATTCATCCACAGAATATTCAGTATTACGACCAACAACCACCATTTGATCCGGTATTTCCCTCCCATAACAATTATGTTTACCACCACAAAGTGATGTCCAATCCCATTAATTCATCTGAAGTTAATTCAATAAGTTATTTCACTTCGCCACAAAATTCACCTGATGATGTCCATCTGGAAAACACCcaattttgttataacaattttcAATACATTGACAGTTTTGcttaa
- the LOC100185942 gene encoding T-box-containing protein 2-like — MATDVRGSTFEPKVHLEDWKLWEQFSAVQTEMIVTKTGRRMFPGYRVKMSGMDPNAQYCVLMDISSVDENRYKFQHGEWVVAGRGEPQVPQRFYLHPNSPCSGQQWMKEIISFHKVKLTNSCGNSADGKFLIHSMHRYQPRIHIVRTDDVNTLHLQPMSTFAFPQTAFVTVTAYQNGQITKLKIANNPFARGFREDGAKTKKRKSQVSTFTDQQVLTKNNQRYSPEATTLNFEKRMKFENVLSGEHVHLQPTAWYQSTNHFLPADCKQSYSTSLHPQNHNGSPPPYAFQYSDVSPCNNRYDFSVANNPIHPQNIQYYDQQPPFDSVFPFHNNYAYHDEVMSNPISSSEVDSISYFSSPQNSPDDVHPENTQFCYNNFQYIDTFA; from the exons ATGGCGACAGACGTGAGAGGCTCAACCTTCGAACCAAAAGTTCATCTTGAAGATTGGAAGTTATGGGAACAATTTTCAGCTGTTCAAACTGAAATGATCGTCACCAAGACTGGgag GCGAATGTTTCCCGGCTATCGAGTAAAAATGTCGGGAATGGACCCGAATGCTCAATATTGCGTACTGATGGATATTTCGAGCGTGGACGAAAACAGATACAAGTTTCAACACGGGGAGTGGGTGGTAGCGGGTCGAGGAGAACCCCAAGTTCCGCAGAGATTTTATTTACACCCCAACTCACCTTGCAGCGGGCAACAATGGATGAAAGAAATTATTTCGTTTCATAAAGTAAAACTCACAAACTCTTGTGGAAACTCAGCTGATGGGAAG TTCCTCATACACTCCATGCATCGGTACCAACCTCGTATCCACATCGTTCGTACTGATGACGTCAATACTTTGCATCTTCAACCGATGTCAACTTTCGCTTTTCCACAAACTGCTTTCGTCACAGTTACAGCCTACCAAAACGGACAG ATCACTAAACTGAAGATCGCAAACAATCCGTTTGCACGAGGTTTCCGTGAAGACGGTGCTAAAACAAAGAAGAGAAAATCACAAGTTTCAACATTTACGGATCAACAAGTCCTCACTAAAAATAACCAGAGATATTCCCCCGAGGCAACAACACTgaattttgaaaaaagaatgaaGTTCGAAAATGTATTGAGTGGTGAACATGTTCACCTACAACCAACGGCATGGTACCAGAGCACAAATCACTTCCTACCCGCtgattgtaaacaaagttattcTACTTCACTACATCCTCAGAATCATAATGGGTCACCACCACCATATGCATTCCAATATTCTGACGTCAGTCCCTGCAATAATCGCTACGACTTCTCGGTCGCAAACAATCCAATTCATCCACAGAATATTCAGTATTACGACCAACAACCACCATTTGATTCGGTATTTCCCTTCCATAACAACTATGCTTACCACGACGAAGTGATGTCCAATCCCATTAGTTCATCTGAAGTTGATTCCATAAGTTATTTCAGTTCGCCACAAAATTCACCTGATGATGTCCATCCGGAAAACACCcaattttgttataacaattttcAATACATTGACACTTTTgcttaa